Genomic window (Streptomyces sp. NBC_00078):
CTCAACATCGCCGAGATCGAGCTCTCCGCCCTCACCCGCCAGTGCCTGGACCGCCGCATCGACGACCTCACCGTGCTCAACACCGAACTCGCCGCCTGGCAGCAGCACACCAACAGCAACCAGCGCCAAGTCGACTGGCACTTCACCACCGACGACGCACGCGTGAAACTACGCCACCTCTACCCAACCACATAGCGAAATTAAGTCGCGACAGTCTACTAGTGCCCAGGCGGGCAACGTCTGCCCGTAAGGAGCGGCGTCCGGTGCGTGCTCTGAGGGCCCCCGGCCGGAGGCAGAGGGTGCCGGGCGTAGGCCCTCGTACTGGACGTACCTGGGTCTGTGCCCGGTGCGGCGAATGGGGGCGCCTCCCACGCCCTTGAGGCAGTGGGGGAGCGTGCCGGGCGTCGCGAAGGGGCGAACGTTGCCTGCCGGGCACTGGGCACACGCGCGCGTGCGTGAGCCGTAGGCAGCGGCCCGTACCCCGGTCGGCGGGGGTACGGGCCGCCTCCGCGCGGTTCAGGTGGCGACGGGCTCCCGTCGGTCGGCCGCATGCGCCATCGCGTGCTCGACCACGCCGATGAGGATCTCCTTGACGGACTCCCGGTCACGGGCGTCCGTCAGCACGACCGGTACGCCGTCGTCCAGGTCGAGGGCTTGGCGGACGTCCTTGGCAGGGTAACGGGCCGATCCCTCGAAGCAGTTGACGCCCACGAGGAAGGGTATGGAGCGCCGCTCGAAGTAGTCGACGGCGGCGAAGCAGTCCTCCAGGCGGCGGGTGTCGGTGAGCACGACGGCGCCGAGGGCGCCCTCGGAGAGCTCGTCCCACATGAACCAGAACCGCTCCTGACCCGGCGTGCCGAACAGGTACAGCACGAGGTCCTCGCGAAGTGTGATGCGGCCGAAGTCCATGGCCACGGTGGTGGTGTGCTTGCCCTCCACGCCGCTCGTGTCGTCGATCGGGCGGCCGGCCTCGGTGAGCAGTTCCTCGGTGCGCAGCGGCCTGATCTCACTGACCGCGCCGACGAGGGTGGTCTTGCCCACGCCGAAGCCGCCGGCCACCAGGATCTTGAGCGTGACGGGCTCGACCGGTGGCTTCCCGCGCTCAGAACGCCCGAAGATCATCGACTTCTTCTCCTGCTTGATGGGGGTGGGACGACGGCAGGCCGTAGCCTCCGCCGCCTGGGGTTTCGATGACGAGTACGTCGTCGGGTCC
Coding sequences:
- a CDS encoding ATP/GTP-binding protein encodes the protein MIFGRSERGKPPVEPVTLKILVAGGFGVGKTTLVGAVSEIRPLRTEELLTEAGRPIDDTSGVEGKHTTTVAMDFGRITLREDLVLYLFGTPGQERFWFMWDELSEGALGAVVLTDTRRLEDCFAAVDYFERRSIPFLVGVNCFEGSARYPAKDVRQALDLDDGVPVVLTDARDRESVKEILIGVVEHAMAHAADRREPVAT